From a single Azospirillum fermentarium genomic region:
- a CDS encoding MarR family winged helix-turn-helix transcriptional regulator, which produces MPSDHINHRLRRAHQRANAVFQDAIGDSALTATQWSVLVTLSQQGSLSQNQLGRFTSMDPATTQGVIVRLAERTLVERRPDLRDRRRTCVTLTAQGQALVQRLLPNAVEAHARILSPLTPDEQAQFLGLLARLA; this is translated from the coding sequence TTGCCGTCCGACCACATCAATCACCGCTTGCGCCGGGCGCACCAGCGGGCCAACGCCGTCTTTCAGGACGCCATCGGCGATTCCGCACTGACGGCCACCCAATGGTCGGTGCTGGTCACGCTGTCGCAACAGGGATCGCTGTCGCAAAATCAGCTTGGCCGCTTCACCTCCATGGATCCGGCGACGACGCAGGGCGTGATCGTACGGCTGGCCGAACGGACTTTGGTGGAACGCCGCCCCGATCTGCGCGACCGGCGGCGGACCTGTGTCACCCTGACCGCCCAGGGGCAGGCGCTGGTGCAGCGGCTGCTGCCCAACGCGGTGGAGGCGCACGCGCGCATCCTCTCCCCCCTCACCCCCGACGAGCAGGCACAGTTCCTGGGCCTGCTGGCCCGTCTGGCGTAA
- the otsB gene encoding trehalose-phosphatase, giving the protein MIADPGAARPAALAAFADVAAALGPRPAVFLDYDGTLTPIVSRPELAVLAPAMRAAVQRLAALCPVAVVSGRDLDDVRARVGLPGLVYAGSHGFDIAGPGLRHRVGEEWRPALAAAAAALEPALAGVGGVLVESKGFAIAVHTRQVAPADKPAVAAAVRRAAADAALRVTGGKEIAEIRPPVPWDKGRAVRHLLEVGGLDGAVPLFVGDDDTDEDGFRAVAALAGAGIRVGDAGAATAARWVLPDPAAVGVFLERLAAWLETARHP; this is encoded by the coding sequence ATGATCGCTGACCCCGGTGCGGCCAGGCCCGCGGCCCTTGCGGCGTTCGCCGATGTTGCGGCGGCGCTGGGCCCGCGGCCGGCGGTGTTTCTCGACTATGACGGCACGCTGACGCCGATCGTGTCCCGCCCGGAACTGGCGGTCCTGGCCCCGGCCATGCGGGCGGCGGTGCAACGGCTGGCGGCCCTGTGCCCGGTGGCGGTGGTGTCGGGGCGGGATCTGGACGACGTGCGGGCCAGGGTCGGGCTGCCGGGGCTGGTCTATGCCGGATCCCACGGGTTCGACATCGCCGGGCCGGGCCTGCGCCACCGGGTGGGGGAGGAATGGCGCCCCGCCCTGGCGGCGGCGGCGGCGGCGCTGGAACCGGCCCTGGCCGGGGTGGGCGGGGTGCTGGTGGAGAGCAAGGGCTTTGCCATCGCCGTGCACACCCGCCAGGTGGCCCCGGCGGACAAGCCGGCGGTGGCGGCGGCGGTGCGGCGGGCGGCGGCGGACGCCGCCCTGCGCGTGACCGGCGGCAAGGAAATCGCCGAGATCCGCCCCCCGGTTCCGTGGGACAAGGGCCGGGCGGTGCGCCATCTTCTGGAGGTGGGGGGGCTGGACGGGGCGGTTCCGCTGTTCGTGGGGGATGACGACACCGACGAGGACGGGTTCCGCGCGGTGGCCGCCCTGGCCGGGGCCGGGATCCGCGTGGGGGACGCCGGTGCTGCCACCGCCGCCCGGTGGGTGCTGCCCGATCCCGCTGCGGTGGGGGTGTTTCTGGAGCGTCTGGCCGCATGGCTGGAGACCGCCCGGCACCCTTGA
- the nagA gene encoding N-acetylglucosamine-6-phosphate deacetylase: MQLLVNAAIHTGDDGRDAPAVLPDGVVLIGDDGRILAVQPADRPLPPAAESCKRVDLNGGILSAGFIDLQVNGGGGVLFNGTPTVEGLRIIAAAHRRFGTTALLPTVITDSPAVRRAAAGAVAAARAAGVPGILGIHFEGPCIAPARRGVHDARFIPSSPPAADGDEADLFTSLRPLPVLVTLAPERVTPGFIRRLADAGVRVAAGHSAATWDQAMAGLAAGITGFTHLFNAMSPLDHREPGMVGAALDSRGSWCGIILDGHHVHDAAARLAWRAKPAGRLFLVTDAMPPVGLDGGDFSLYGTAVRVEDGRCVSADGRLAGSALDMATAVRNAVRRIGVPLDEALRMAAAYPADFMGLSGERGRIRPGLAADLVHLDHDLKVQSTWIAGLRQSAQAPEKGGPC; the protein is encoded by the coding sequence GTGCAGCTTCTGGTCAATGCCGCGATTCACACCGGGGACGACGGCCGGGACGCTCCGGCGGTGCTGCCGGACGGGGTGGTCCTGATCGGGGACGACGGCCGCATCCTGGCGGTGCAGCCGGCGGACCGGCCCCTGCCCCCGGCGGCGGAATCGTGCAAACGGGTGGATCTGAACGGCGGCATCCTCAGCGCCGGCTTCATCGACCTTCAGGTCAACGGCGGCGGCGGGGTGCTGTTCAACGGCACGCCGACGGTGGAGGGCCTGCGCATCATCGCGGCGGCGCACCGGCGGTTCGGCACCACCGCCCTGCTGCCCACGGTCATCACCGACAGCCCCGCCGTGCGGCGGGCCGCCGCCGGGGCCGTGGCCGCGGCGCGGGCCGCCGGGGTGCCGGGCATCCTGGGCATCCATTTCGAAGGGCCGTGCATTGCCCCCGCCCGCCGCGGGGTGCACGACGCCCGCTTCATTCCCTCGTCCCCGCCCGCCGCCGACGGGGACGAGGCGGATCTCTTCACCTCCCTGCGGCCGCTGCCGGTGCTGGTGACCCTGGCGCCGGAACGGGTGACGCCGGGCTTCATCCGCCGGCTGGCCGATGCCGGGGTGCGGGTGGCCGCCGGTCACAGCGCCGCCACCTGGGATCAGGCCATGGCCGGGCTGGCGGCGGGGATCACCGGCTTCACCCACCTGTTCAACGCCATGTCCCCCCTGGACCACCGGGAACCGGGGATGGTGGGCGCCGCCCTGGACAGCCGCGGGAGCTGGTGCGGCATCATCCTGGACGGCCACCACGTCCACGACGCCGCCGCCCGGCTGGCGTGGCGGGCCAAGCCGGCGGGGCGGCTGTTCCTGGTCACCGACGCCATGCCCCCGGTGGGGCTGGACGGCGGGGATTTCTCCCTGTACGGCACGGCTGTGCGGGTGGAGGACGGGCGGTGCGTGTCGGCGGACGGGCGGCTTGCCGGGTCGGCGCTGGACATGGCCACCGCCGTGCGCAACGCCGTGCGGCGCATCGGCGTGCCGCTGGACGAAGCCTTGCGCATGGCCGCGGCCTATCCCGCCGATTTCATGGGACTGAGTGGCGAGCGCGGGCGTATCCGCCCCGGCCTGGCCGCCGATCTGGTGCATCTGGACCACGATCTAAAGGTGCAAAGCACCTGGATCGCCGGGCTGCGGCAGAGCGCGCAGGCCCCGGAAAAAGGCGGTCCGTGTTAA
- a CDS encoding Crp/Fnr family transcriptional regulator, whose amino-acid sequence MALPFDPKQCPSQTFETGQPLFLEGDRAAFIYLVQSGRVDIYRGKGAHRRKLNSIGPGGVFGEMAVIDGEPRMADAIAGARTVCLLIPRAMLEEKLRTADPFIRALLRILVRNMRSMAAEMD is encoded by the coding sequence ATGGCTCTGCCCTTCGACCCCAAGCAATGTCCGTCGCAGACCTTCGAAACCGGCCAGCCCCTGTTCCTGGAGGGGGACCGCGCGGCCTTCATCTATCTGGTGCAGTCGGGCCGGGTCGATATCTACCGGGGCAAGGGGGCGCACCGGCGCAAGCTGAACTCCATCGGTCCCGGCGGCGTGTTCGGGGAAATGGCGGTGATCGACGGCGAGCCCCGCATGGCCGACGCCATTGCCGGCGCCCGCACCGTCTGTCTGCTGATCCCCCGCGCCATGCTGGAGGAAAAGCTGCGCACCGCCGATCCCTTCATCCGTGCGTTGCTGCGCATCCTGGTCCGTAACATGCGCTCCATGGCGGCGGAGATGGATTGA
- a CDS encoding transglycosylase domain-containing protein, which yields MTSDRPSDLFPGPRPHRPERRKRPAGKGFALPFLGGEKTAAKGAPKPKPERKRAAPPPAAWDDGGDSPPPPEPPPRPAPRKERAPKAPKPAKPRPAPRRKRGLLGMLVRGTLVAGIWAGIGLGAVLTYFAYDLPDIGQVAQYERRPAVVVLAADGTEFARFGDLHGTVHSVSDLPPHLINAVLATEDRRFYYHFGVDPIGLARAVYVNWRSGRSVQGGSTITQQLAKNLFLSPERTLKRKIQEALLALWLEHRFTKDEILAAYLNRVYLGAGTFGMDAAARTYFGKPATQVDLREAAILAGLLKAPSRYSPTSNPNEAAERARVVLAAMEDAGVITPDQRQAALGAPLVTPRKGMGDGRYFADWVTDLVPEFIGSGHGDVVVKTTINLAMQRAAEQRVAEILTGPGPAANVGQAALVAMTPDGAIRALVGGRDYDASEFNRATQARRQPGSSFKPFVYLAALESGLSPDSPVDDSPVRIGTWSPGNYDGKYRGTITMAQALAHSSNTATVRLADRVGTDHIRRVAGRLGIVSPMTKDLSLALGTSEVSLLELTGAYAGIANRGIPVWSYAITEITDRNGRMLYRRQGSGGEPAADPALVAQLTRMMGGVIESGTGRSAKLDRPAAAKTGTTQDYHDAWFVGFTADLVAGVWMGNDNNREMKKITGGTLPAKLWQGFMTDAHKGMPPRPLPGLDGQPLPAYTASLPVVPAAAGAAPAPAAPRGAARADSSSGIGGLIDRLFTAPAPPPGGLPGFRNEMPDHTR from the coding sequence GTGACGTCCGACCGCCCGTCCGACCTGTTTCCGGGGCCGCGCCCCCACCGGCCCGAGCGGCGCAAGCGTCCCGCGGGCAAGGGATTCGCGCTGCCCTTCCTGGGCGGGGAAAAAACGGCGGCCAAGGGGGCGCCCAAGCCCAAGCCCGAACGCAAGCGCGCGGCACCCCCGCCTGCGGCGTGGGATGACGGCGGCGATTCGCCCCCGCCGCCCGAACCGCCGCCCCGCCCGGCGCCGCGCAAGGAGCGGGCACCGAAGGCCCCCAAACCCGCCAAGCCCCGTCCGGCGCCGCGGCGCAAGCGTGGCCTGCTGGGCATGCTGGTGCGCGGCACGCTGGTGGCCGGCATCTGGGCCGGCATCGGTCTGGGGGCGGTTCTGACCTATTTCGCCTACGATCTGCCCGACATCGGCCAGGTGGCCCAGTACGAGCGGCGCCCGGCGGTGGTGGTGCTGGCCGCCGATGGGACCGAATTCGCCCGTTTCGGCGACCTGCACGGCACGGTGCACAGCGTGTCCGACCTGCCGCCCCACCTCATCAACGCCGTGCTGGCGACCGAGGACCGGCGGTTCTATTACCATTTCGGCGTCGATCCCATCGGGCTGGCCCGTGCCGTCTATGTCAACTGGCGCTCCGGGCGGTCGGTGCAGGGCGGGTCCACCATCACCCAGCAGTTGGCCAAGAACCTGTTCCTGTCGCCCGAGCGCACGCTCAAGCGCAAGATCCAGGAAGCGCTGCTGGCCCTGTGGCTGGAACACCGCTTCACCAAGGACGAGATCCTCGCCGCCTATCTCAACCGCGTCTATCTGGGTGCCGGCACCTTCGGCATGGACGCGGCGGCGCGCACCTATTTCGGCAAGCCGGCCACCCAGGTGGACCTGCGCGAGGCGGCGATCCTGGCCGGGCTGCTGAAGGCGCCGTCGCGCTATTCCCCCACCTCCAACCCCAACGAGGCGGCGGAGCGGGCGCGGGTGGTGCTGGCCGCCATGGAGGATGCCGGCGTCATCACCCCCGATCAGCGGCAGGCGGCGCTGGGCGCCCCCCTGGTCACCCCGCGCAAGGGCATGGGCGACGGGCGCTATTTCGCCGATTGGGTGACCGATCTGGTGCCGGAATTCATCGGTTCCGGCCACGGCGACGTGGTGGTGAAGACCACGATCAATCTGGCCATGCAGCGCGCCGCCGAACAGCGGGTGGCGGAGATCCTGACCGGTCCCGGCCCCGCCGCCAACGTGGGGCAGGCGGCCCTGGTCGCCATGACCCCCGACGGCGCCATCCGCGCGTTGGTGGGCGGGCGCGATTACGACGCCAGCGAATTCAACCGCGCCACCCAGGCGCGGCGCCAGCCTGGATCGTCGTTCAAGCCCTTCGTTTATCTGGCCGCCCTGGAATCGGGCCTGTCCCCCGACAGCCCGGTGGACGATTCCCCCGTGCGCATCGGCACGTGGAGCCCCGGCAACTACGACGGCAAATACCGCGGCACCATCACCATGGCCCAGGCTTTGGCCCATTCGTCCAACACCGCCACCGTGCGGCTGGCCGACCGGGTGGGCACCGACCACATCCGCCGGGTGGCCGGGCGGCTGGGCATCGTGTCGCCCATGACCAAGGATCTGTCGCTGGCGCTCGGCACCAGCGAGGTGTCGCTGCTGGAGCTGACAGGCGCCTATGCCGGCATCGCCAACCGCGGCATCCCGGTGTGGTCCTACGCCATCACCGAGATCACCGACCGCAACGGGCGGATGCTCTACCGCCGCCAGGGCAGCGGCGGCGAACCGGCGGCGGACCCGGCGCTGGTGGCGCAACTGACGCGGATGATGGGGGGGGTGATCGAATCCGGCACCGGCCGGTCGGCCAAGCTGGACCGCCCCGCCGCCGCCAAGACCGGCACCACCCAGGATTATCACGATGCGTGGTTCGTGGGCTTCACCGCCGATCTGGTGGCCGGCGTGTGGATGGGCAACGACAACAACCGCGAAATGAAGAAGATCACCGGCGGCACCCTGCCGGCCAAGCTGTGGCAGGGGTTCATGACCGATGCGCACAAGGGCATGCCCCCCCGTCCGCTGCCGGGGCTGGATGGGCAGCCGCTGCCGGCCTATACGGCGTCGCTGCCGGTGGTGCCGGCCGCTGCCGGAGCGGCGCCCGCCCCGGCGGCACCGCGTGGCGCTGCGCGCGCCGATTCCTCATCGGGCATCGGCGGGCTGATCGACCGCCTGTTCACCGCCCCCGCCCCGCCCCCGGGGGGGCTGCCCGGATTCCGCAACGAGATGCCGGATCATACCCGCTGA
- the pspF gene encoding phage shock protein operon transcriptional activator, translating into MSSSTPPPLLGHAPAFLAMLDHVSRLAPLERPALVIGERGTGKELVAARLHFLSRRWDRPFVSVNCAALPDTLLDSALFGHEAGAFTGAVRRQLGRFEQADGGTLFLDELATASPMVQEKLLRAVEYGEIERIGGRTQSVDVRIIAATNADLPALAAAGQFRADLLDRLAFDVVTLPPLRARREDILLLAEHFALGMVRDMGRPLFPGFSARAQAALLEHPWPGNVRELRNAVERSVAAAPVVDEAGDPVPVEGIRIDPFESPFRPGGPVPPPPPLPPPSPPPSPPAEAAAEPAGGYSERVAAFEAGLLRDALAANGNNQRRTAAALGLGYHALRNQMRKHGLLPGGGR; encoded by the coding sequence ATGTCATCGTCCACCCCGCCGCCGCTGCTGGGCCACGCCCCGGCCTTTCTCGCCATGCTCGACCATGTGTCGCGGCTGGCCCCGCTGGAGCGCCCGGCCCTGGTGATCGGGGAGCGCGGGACCGGCAAGGAACTGGTGGCGGCGCGCCTGCACTTCCTGTCGCGGCGGTGGGACCGGCCCTTCGTGTCGGTCAACTGCGCCGCACTGCCCGACACGCTGCTGGATTCGGCGCTGTTCGGGCACGAGGCCGGCGCCTTCACCGGGGCGGTGCGGCGGCAGTTGGGGCGGTTCGAGCAGGCCGACGGCGGCACCCTGTTCCTGGACGAACTGGCCACCGCCAGCCCGATGGTTCAGGAAAAGCTGCTGCGTGCCGTGGAATACGGCGAGATCGAGCGCATCGGCGGGCGCACCCAGAGCGTGGACGTGCGTATCATCGCCGCCACCAACGCCGATCTGCCGGCCCTGGCGGCGGCGGGGCAATTCCGCGCCGATCTGCTGGACCGGCTGGCCTTCGACGTGGTGACGCTGCCGCCCTTGCGCGCCCGGCGGGAGGATATCCTGCTGCTGGCCGAGCATTTCGCCCTGGGCATGGTGCGGGACATGGGCCGTCCGCTGTTCCCCGGTTTCTCCGCGCGGGCGCAGGCGGCGTTGCTGGAACACCCATGGCCGGGCAACGTGCGCGAATTGCGCAACGCGGTCGAACGCTCGGTGGCCGCCGCCCCCGTGGTGGATGAGGCCGGCGATCCGGTGCCGGTGGAGGGCATCCGCATCGACCCCTTCGAGTCGCCCTTCCGCCCCGGCGGGCCGGTCCCACCGCCGCCCCCGCTTCCGCCGCCCTCTCCGCCGCCCTCTCCGCCGGCGGAAGCCGCAGCGGAACCGGCGGGCGGGTACAGCGAACGGGTGGCGGCGTTCGAGGCGGGGCTGCTGCGCGATGCCCTGGCCGCCAACGGTAACAACCAGCGCCGCACCGCCGCCGCCCTGGGGCTCGGCTACCACGCGCTGCGCAACCAGATGCGCAAGCACGGCCTGTTGCCGGGCGGGGGCCGGTAA
- the pspA gene encoding phage shock protein PspA, protein MSIFSRLTDIIQSNINALLDRAEEPEKMIRLIIQEMEDTLVEVRSSTVKIIAEKKEIERRAADFRREAEEWENKAEIALLRGREDLAKGALLAKARAAEQADALAAQLAQVEESLAKANDDIARLQAKLADAKTREQAYAARQQTAVNRVKVREKLHDQRINDALSRFEQVERSLDEAEGRAEVYDVGRKKTLAEEIAELETAHKLDEDLAALKARVAARKGG, encoded by the coding sequence ATGAGCATCTTTTCCCGTCTGACCGACATCATCCAGTCCAACATCAACGCGCTGCTGGACCGGGCGGAGGAGCCCGAGAAGATGATCCGCCTGATCATCCAGGAGATGGAGGACACGCTGGTGGAGGTGCGCTCCTCCACCGTCAAGATCATCGCCGAAAAGAAGGAGATCGAACGCCGCGCCGCCGATTTCCGCCGCGAGGCCGAGGAATGGGAGAACAAGGCCGAAATCGCCCTGCTGCGCGGCCGCGAGGATCTGGCCAAGGGCGCGCTGCTGGCCAAGGCCCGCGCCGCCGAACAGGCCGACGCCTTGGCCGCCCAGTTGGCGCAGGTGGAGGAATCGCTGGCCAAGGCCAACGACGACATCGCCCGCCTGCAGGCCAAGCTGGCCGACGCCAAGACCCGCGAGCAGGCCTACGCCGCGCGGCAGCAGACCGCGGTCAACCGCGTGAAGGTGCGCGAGAAGCTGCACGATCAGCGCATCAACGACGCACTGTCCCGCTTCGAGCAGGTGGAGCGCAGCCTGGACGAGGCCGAAGGCCGGGCCGAGGTCTATGATGTGGGCCGCAAGAAGACCCTGGCCGAGGAAATCGCCGAGCTGGAAACCGCCCACAAACTCGACGAGGATCTGGCCGCCCTCAAGGCCCGCGTCGCCGCCCGCAAGGGTGGCTGA
- the pspB gene encoding envelope stress response membrane protein PspB produces the protein MGFFIFLLSALVVTIVLPVWIIAHYVTKWRSQRGLSAQDERLLAELWDTTTRLETRIHTLERILDAEAPSWRTKV, from the coding sequence ATGGGCTTCTTCATCTTCCTCCTGTCGGCTCTGGTGGTGACCATCGTCCTGCCGGTGTGGATCATCGCCCACTACGTCACCAAGTGGCGGTCCCAGCGCGGCCTGTCGGCCCAGGACGAACGGCTGCTGGCCGAGTTGTGGGACACCACCACCCGGCTTGAAACCCGCATCCACACCCTGGAGCGCATTCTGGACGCCGAGGCGCCCAGCTGGCGCACCAAGGTCTGA
- the pspC gene encoding envelope stress response membrane protein PspC, whose protein sequence is MSDPSAGGPTPYDSPNPHRLYRNPHTGMVAGVCAGLADFLGVAPILVRAGLVMGLIFAFFPVIIAYVVAAFGLPVRPANLYRSREEEAFWRSVATKPDRSLAGLSQRIRGFETRVGGLEAYVASKDFELNRAFRDLDRG, encoded by the coding sequence ATGAGCGACCCGTCCGCGGGCGGCCCGACGCCGTACGATTCCCCCAACCCCCACCGGCTGTACCGCAACCCGCACACCGGGATGGTGGCCGGCGTGTGCGCCGGGCTGGCGGATTTTCTGGGGGTGGCGCCCATTCTGGTGCGCGCAGGCCTGGTGATGGGGCTGATATTCGCCTTCTTCCCCGTGATCATCGCCTATGTGGTGGCGGCCTTCGGCCTGCCGGTGCGCCCCGCCAACCTCTACCGCAGCCGGGAGGAGGAAGCGTTCTGGCGCTCGGTCGCCACGAAGCCCGACCGCTCGCTCGCCGGGCTGTCCCAGCGCATCCGCGGCTTCGAAACGCGGGTGGGCGGGCTGGAAGCCTATGTGGCGTCCAAGGATTTCGAACTCAACCGCGCCTTCCGCGATCTCGACCGCGGCTGA
- a CDS encoding diguanylate cyclase: MSDGFLFDSFPAPAEAPVPAPVHAGADPWHLLIVDDEPEVHAVTRLALGKVRFKDRRLQLHSAYSAAEAEAMLRGPVPFAIVLLDVVMESDDAGLRLVRTIRDGIGNRAVRIILRTGQPGQAPEEDVIVGYDINDYKSKTELTTQKLFTTVVAALRSYADITALETSRRGLQQIIESTDGLLELRCMRQFAAGVLTQLTAFLGVPDNGILCAQRGDLCAGACASAGACSDDCIHVLAGAGRFAGVGDGPLERMVADHTVAAAIGAALSRRRTVFAADSTTLYIPVPDGQEVAAWVQTERPLSGLDQALVEVFVSKIAVGFSNVCLYERLKEANERLEARVAERTRELAEANASLERLATTDALTGVWNRRHIMDLAVAEVARARRYGRPLSVLLLDLDHFKRVNDTYGHAAGDRTLRAVVARARGALRTTDCLGRCGGEEFLILLPETAPEEARMVAERVRTAIAAGPMDFDGHSFALSASIGVAAWQEGESSVEQALRRADAALYDAKNAGRNRTAVAA, encoded by the coding sequence ATGAGCGACGGTTTCTTATTCGACAGTTTTCCGGCCCCGGCGGAAGCACCGGTTCCGGCGCCCGTTCACGCCGGGGCCGATCCCTGGCACCTGCTGATCGTCGATGACGAGCCGGAGGTCCACGCCGTCACCCGGCTGGCGCTGGGCAAGGTGCGGTTCAAGGACCGGCGGCTCCAGCTTCACAGCGCCTACAGCGCCGCCGAGGCGGAAGCCATGCTGCGCGGGCCGGTGCCGTTCGCCATCGTGCTGCTGGACGTGGTGATGGAAAGCGACGACGCCGGGCTGCGGCTGGTGCGCACCATCCGCGACGGCATCGGCAACCGGGCGGTGCGCATCATCCTGCGCACCGGCCAGCCGGGGCAGGCGCCGGAAGAGGACGTGATCGTCGGCTACGACATCAACGACTACAAATCCAAGACCGAACTGACCACGCAGAAGCTGTTCACCACCGTGGTGGCGGCGCTGCGGTCCTATGCCGACATCACCGCGCTGGAAACCAGCCGGCGCGGGCTGCAGCAGATCATCGAATCCACCGACGGCCTGCTGGAGCTGCGGTGCATGCGCCAGTTCGCCGCCGGGGTGCTGACCCAGCTCACCGCGTTCCTGGGCGTGCCGGACAACGGCATCCTGTGCGCCCAGCGGGGCGATCTGTGCGCCGGGGCGTGCGCGTCCGCGGGGGCGTGCTCCGACGACTGCATCCATGTGCTGGCGGGGGCGGGGCGTTTCGCCGGGGTGGGCGACGGGCCGCTGGAACGCATGGTCGCCGACCACACCGTCGCCGCCGCCATCGGCGCGGCGCTGAGCCGGCGGCGCACCGTGTTCGCCGCCGACAGCACCACCCTCTACATCCCCGTCCCCGACGGGCAGGAGGTGGCGGCGTGGGTGCAGACCGAACGCCCCTTGAGCGGCCTGGACCAGGCGCTGGTGGAGGTGTTCGTGTCCAAGATCGCCGTGGGCTTCAGCAACGTCTGTCTGTACGAGCGGCTGAAGGAGGCGAACGAGCGGCTGGAGGCGCGTGTGGCCGAACGCACCCGCGAGTTGGCGGAAGCCAACGCCAGTCTGGAGCGGCTGGCCACCACCGACGCCCTGACCGGGGTGTGGAACCGCCGCCACATCATGGATCTGGCGGTGGCGGAGGTGGCGCGGGCCCGGCGCTATGGCCGACCCCTGTCGGTGCTGCTGCTGGATCTGGACCATTTCAAGCGGGTCAACGACACCTATGGCCATGCCGCGGGGGACCGCACGCTGCGGGCGGTGGTGGCGCGGGCCCGCGGTGCGCTGCGCACCACCGATTGCCTGGGCCGTTGCGGCGGGGAGGAATTCCTGATCCTGCTGCCGGAAACGGCGCCGGAAGAGGCGCGGATGGTGGCGGAACGGGTGCGGACGGCGATTGCCGCCGGGCCGATGGATTTCGACGGCCACAGCTTCGCCCTCAGCGCCAGCATCGGCGTCGCGGCATGGCAGGAGGGGGAGAGTTCCGTCGAACAGGCCTTGCGCCGGGCCGACGCCGCCCTTTATGACGCCAAGAACGCAGGCCGCAACCGCACGGCGGTGGCGGCCTGA